GTCTAAGTTTTTCAGTAGTTCATGGTGGCCAATTTAGTAGGAAAATATGATGAAAAAATATTTATATAGTTTCGTTTGTTTAACCGTATTGCTTTTTTTACCCGAAGCAAATGCTCAGCGTATTAAAGATTTAGCCGATGTGGCTGGTGTGCGAAGCAACCAACTTATTGGTTATGGCTTAGTGGTAGGTTTACCTGGCACAGGCGAGCAAAGCCCTTTTACTGAGCAAAGCTTTAAAACCATGCTTAGCAATTTTGGTATTACCATGCCAGCAAACTTAAAGCCTAAAATTAAGAATGTTGCTGCTGTGGCCGTACATGCTGAATTACCTGCGTTTTCAAAACCAGGTCAAAAAATTGATGTTACAGTTTCTTCAATGGGTAGCGCACAAAGCTTACGTGGCGGTACATTAATTCAAACGATATTAATGGGGCTTGATGGCAATGCGTATGCCGTTGCTCAAGGAAGTTTAATTGTAAGTGGTTTAGGTGCTGAAGGGCTCGATGGCTCAAAAGTCATTGCTAATACGCCAACGGTTGGACGAATTGCCAACGGTGCTATGGTTGAGCGAGAAGTGTTATCGCCATTTACCTCTGGCGATCATATTACATTTAATCTCCACAATGCTGATTTTACTACCGCAAAACGACTTTCAGACACCATTAATAACTTAATTTCTGGCTCAGCACGCGCAATAGATGCTGCCTCAGTACAAGTTACCGCCCCAAGAGATGCCGCTGATCGCGTTAGTTTTTTGTCAACCTTAGAAAACTTAGAGTTTGAACCGGGCTCACCGTCAGCAAAAATTATTGTTAATTCACGTACTGGTACCATTGTTATTGGTGCTGATGTGCGTTTACTGCCTGCAGCAATAACTCATGGCGGTATTACGGTTACCATTAATGAGATTGAAGCGGTTTCGCAGCCTAACGCTTTTGCAGCAGGCGAAACAGTGGCAACGAATCAATCCATTATTGACGTTAAACAAGACGATTCACGTATGTTTGTTTTTGACCCCGGTGTCACTTTAGATGCATTAGTACGGGCGATAAACCAAGTTGGTGCTGGCCCTGGTGATGTTATGGCCATACTTGAAGCGTTAGATCAAGCTGGCGCTTTACGTGGGAATTTGATCATTATTTAATGATCAATGGAGTTACTATGACAACACGTATTGCAGATGCACAAAATTTTTTAGACATAAACGGCTTAAACTCGATTCGTCAAGACGCTAAGTCGGGTGATAGTGCCAGTAAAAAAGATGCATTAGAACAAGCTGCAAAGCAGTTTGAAGCTATTTTTATGCAAATGCTGATGAAAAGCATGCGTAAAGCGCAAGCCGTGTTAGAGGCAGACAGCCCGCTGAACTCTGAGTCAACCAAGTTCTATCGTGACATGCATGACCAACAAATGTCGCTCGAACTTTCTAATAATGGCGCTTTAGGTCTTGCACCGTTAATTGTTCGCCAACTTGGTGGCGACAGTGAAAACTTTACGCCTCATACAATATTACGCAGTGACGGCAACCTGGATAGTCGCGGCAGTGTACGCATTAGCGAACCTTCATTGGTCAGTCCTAATAGCGTAGTCAAAGACTCGTCAGCGAATCAGGATCCTAATAAAGATCGTCAAACTAATGGCTCTATTGCCGCTCAAGCAGCTAACTTGCTGCAAAGTCCTACATTTACAGAACCCAAAGATTTTGTTACTGCATTAACTACAGACGCTAAACGTGTGCAAGACAAAATAAATGTCCCTTTTGAAGTGGTTATTGCTCAAGCGGCTCTAGAAACGGGCTGGGGCCAAAAAATTATTAAAACCAATTCTGGCGAAAGCTCAAATAATTTATTTAACATTAAAGCTGATAGCCGCTGGACTGGCGAGAAGGTTCATAAAGAAACCTTAGAGTTTGAAGATGGTGCTATGGTGAAAAAACGCGAACCTTTTAGGGTTTATGAATCTATCGGAGAAAGTGTTAATGATTACTTGAATTTATTAACGCAAAGTGAGCGCTATCAAGGTGCTTTAGAAAAATCTACAGATGTGGAGCAATTTTTGCATAACCTACAGAGTGCTGGTTATGCTACCGACCCAAAT
The Colwellia sp. Arc7-D genome window above contains:
- a CDS encoding flagellar basal body P-ring protein FlgI; translated protein: MKKYLYSFVCLTVLLFLPEANAQRIKDLADVAGVRSNQLIGYGLVVGLPGTGEQSPFTEQSFKTMLSNFGITMPANLKPKIKNVAAVAVHAELPAFSKPGQKIDVTVSSMGSAQSLRGGTLIQTILMGLDGNAYAVAQGSLIVSGLGAEGLDGSKVIANTPTVGRIANGAMVEREVLSPFTSGDHITFNLHNADFTTAKRLSDTINNLISGSARAIDAASVQVTAPRDAADRVSFLSTLENLEFEPGSPSAKIIVNSRTGTIVIGADVRLLPAAITHGGITVTINEIEAVSQPNAFAAGETVATNQSIIDVKQDDSRMFVFDPGVTLDALVRAINQVGAGPGDVMAILEALDQAGALRGNLIII
- the flgJ gene encoding flagellar assembly peptidoglycan hydrolase FlgJ translates to MTTRIADAQNFLDINGLNSIRQDAKSGDSASKKDALEQAAKQFEAIFMQMLMKSMRKAQAVLEADSPLNSESTKFYRDMHDQQMSLELSNNGALGLAPLIVRQLGGDSENFTPHTILRSDGNLDSRGSVRISEPSLVSPNSVVKDSSANQDPNKDRQTNGSIAAQAANLLQSPTFTEPKDFVTALTTDAKRVQDKINVPFEVVIAQAALETGWGQKIIKTNSGESSNNLFNIKADSRWTGEKVHKETLEFEDGAMVKKREPFRVYESIGESVNDYLNLLTQSERYQGALEKSTDVEQFLHNLQSAGYATDPNYAKKIMGTLRTVTGLLNK